The Thiogranum longum genome includes a region encoding these proteins:
- the mlaE gene encoding lipid asymmetry maintenance ABC transporter permease subunit MlaE has product MFKWIQRLGADGSAFFEKLGRGNLFLVKTLTGVPEVLARPSLLIAQLSSVGVLSFALIAISGMFVGMVLALQGYNTLVDFGAEESLGVVVALSIVRELGPVVTALLFAGRAGSALTAEIGLMKATEQLSGMEMMAVDPLHRVIAPRFLAGVISMPLLAAVFSAVGIWGGYFVGVGLLGVDEGAYWSQMQDKVDFFDDILNGVIKSVVFGVVTTWIAVFEGYDAIPTSEGVSRATTRTVVHSAFAVLGLDFVLTALMFGDS; this is encoded by the coding sequence ATGTTTAAGTGGATTCAACGGTTGGGCGCTGATGGCAGTGCGTTTTTTGAAAAGCTCGGTCGTGGCAACCTGTTTCTTGTGAAGACACTGACCGGTGTACCGGAAGTGCTGGCGCGGCCCAGCCTGCTGATTGCACAACTGTCGTCTGTGGGTGTGTTGTCATTTGCGCTGATTGCCATCTCCGGTATGTTCGTCGGCATGGTGCTGGCCTTGCAGGGTTACAACACGCTGGTCGATTTCGGCGCAGAAGAATCGCTGGGTGTGGTGGTGGCACTGTCGATTGTGCGCGAACTGGGCCCGGTAGTAACGGCGTTGTTGTTTGCCGGTCGTGCCGGCTCCGCACTGACAGCGGAAATCGGACTGATGAAAGCGACCGAGCAGCTGTCGGGTATGGAAATGATGGCAGTAGACCCCCTGCACCGGGTCATAGCACCACGTTTCCTTGCAGGTGTAATTTCCATGCCTTTGCTGGCAGCGGTTTTCAGCGCTGTAGGCATCTGGGGTGGATATTTTGTCGGTGTCGGGCTACTGGGGGTCGATGAGGGCGCCTACTGGTCACAGATGCAGGACAAGGTGGACTTTTTCGATGACATTCTGAACGGTGTGATCAAGAGTGTTGTTTTTGGTGTGGTCACAACCTGGATTGCCGTGTTCGAGGGTTATGACGCAATACCGACTTCAGAAGGCGTCAGCCGCGCCACCACACGTACCGTTGTGCATTCGGCCTTTGCTGTGCTTGGGCTGGATTTTGTATTAACCGCATTAATGTTCGGAGATAGCTGA
- a CDS encoding STAS domain-containing protein: protein MTTNPPTIQPGRDGRLEVHGELSFDSVPGLWRDCRETCVAGDDVDIDLGQVQRSDSAGLALLIEWLREAQRSGARLRFFNIPPQMLEMARASGLDRILPLHRD, encoded by the coding sequence GTGACCACTAACCCGCCAACCATACAACCAGGTCGTGATGGACGGCTTGAAGTCCATGGCGAGTTGAGTTTCGACTCGGTACCCGGTCTGTGGCGCGACTGTCGGGAAACCTGCGTCGCCGGTGATGATGTCGATATCGATCTTGGACAGGTGCAGCGCTCTGACAGCGCCGGACTGGCGTTGCTGATCGAGTGGTTACGTGAGGCCCAGCGCAGCGGCGCCCGGTTGCGTTTCTTCAATATTCCACCACAAATGCTGGAAATGGCCCGTGCCAGTGGCCTGGACCGGATTCTGCCCCTGCACAGGGATTAG
- the hisG gene encoding ATP phosphoribosyltransferase, with translation MSEQLTIALSKGRIFKETLPLLAHAGIEPVDDPETSRKLILDTNQDDVKLVIIRASDVPTYVQYGAADLGVAGKDVLMEHGGAGLYEPLDLRIARCRLMVAGREAWKPQSRRLRIASKYVNSTRRYFAEQGQQVEIIKLYGSMELAPLVGLSDLIVDVVDTGNTLKANGLKPLDHIADISSRLVVNKASMKRKHTRVQAFIERVSEAVERQQAA, from the coding sequence ATGTCTGAACAGCTGACCATCGCCCTGTCCAAGGGACGTATTTTCAAGGAAACCCTGCCGCTGCTGGCGCACGCCGGTATTGAGCCGGTCGATGATCCGGAGACCAGCCGCAAGCTGATTCTCGATACCAACCAGGACGACGTAAAACTGGTGATTATCCGTGCCTCGGATGTGCCGACCTACGTGCAATACGGTGCTGCTGACCTGGGTGTTGCCGGCAAGGATGTGTTGATGGAACACGGTGGTGCAGGATTGTACGAACCACTCGATCTGCGCATTGCACGTTGCCGGCTGATGGTGGCCGGTCGTGAAGCCTGGAAACCGCAGTCACGCCGTTTGCGTATCGCCAGCAAGTACGTCAACAGCACACGCCGGTACTTTGCTGAACAGGGCCAGCAGGTGGAGATCATCAAGCTGTATGGCTCCATGGAACTGGCACCGCTGGTCGGGTTGTCAGACCTGATCGTCGATGTGGTGGATACAGGCAATACGCTCAAGGCCAATGGCCTGAAACCGCTCGATCACATTGCGGATATCAGCTCACGGCTGGTAGTCAACAAGGCTTCCATGAAGCGTAAACACACACGAGTGCAGGCATTCATCGAACGGGTATCCGAAGCGGTAGAACGACAGCAGGCGGCTTGA
- a CDS encoding BolA family protein — protein sequence MSGIMQADELKKIIEDGIPSAQVTVQGDGDHFEATIVSPEFEGRNKVQQHQIVYAALGDLMQGAVHALSFRTFTPEDWSKQL from the coding sequence ATGAGTGGAATCATGCAGGCAGACGAACTGAAAAAAATCATCGAAGATGGCATTCCTTCGGCACAGGTCACAGTGCAGGGCGATGGCGATCATTTTGAGGCGACAATTGTCAGCCCTGAATTCGAGGGCAGGAACAAGGTACAGCAACACCAGATAGTCTATGCGGCGCTGGGCGACCTGATGCAGGGTGCCGTACATGCGTTGTCATTCCGTACCTTCACGCCGGAAGACTGGAGCAAACAGCTCTGA
- the hisC gene encoding histidinol-phosphate transaminase, giving the protein MSARLKSPQFWIRPEIQALKAYHVPDPGDSIKLDAMENPYTWPEPLVDEWLEVLRDVELNRYPDPGARALTERLREAMQVPDNAQIVLGNGSDELIQMLALAVAQPDRVILSPDPTFVMYRMIADVAGLCYESVALADDFSLDLDAMLHAIDLHQPAIVFLAYPNNPTGTLFDHAAIESIIEHSPGLVVVDEAYAPFTDASFMPRLDEFPNLLVLRTVSKMGLAGLRLGLLAGSREWLNEINKTRLPYNINVLTQASAMFALEHKAMLDEQAGLIRKERRRMLDVLSAFEELTVYPSEANFVLFRVAKGTADAVFGALCEQGVLIKNLNPAGGRMQDCLRVTVGTADENTRFLAALEKALGVSG; this is encoded by the coding sequence ATGAGCGCCAGGCTTAAATCACCACAGTTCTGGATACGCCCCGAAATCCAGGCGTTAAAGGCCTACCATGTACCTGACCCCGGCGACAGCATCAAGCTGGACGCCATGGAGAACCCCTATACCTGGCCGGAGCCGCTTGTCGATGAATGGCTCGAAGTCCTGCGTGATGTCGAACTGAACCGTTACCCGGATCCTGGCGCGCGTGCGCTGACCGAACGCCTGCGCGAAGCCATGCAGGTGCCGGACAATGCACAGATCGTGCTGGGTAATGGCTCTGACGAGCTGATCCAGATGCTCGCGCTGGCCGTGGCACAGCCGGATCGCGTGATCCTGTCGCCGGACCCGACCTTCGTTATGTACCGGATGATCGCGGACGTAGCGGGTCTGTGTTACGAGAGTGTAGCGCTGGCAGACGACTTTTCGCTGGACCTCGATGCCATGTTGCACGCCATTGATCTGCACCAGCCTGCCATTGTGTTTCTGGCCTATCCCAATAACCCGACCGGCACGCTTTTCGACCATGCTGCCATCGAATCCATAATTGAACATTCCCCGGGCCTGGTGGTGGTCGACGAGGCCTATGCGCCGTTTACAGACGCCAGCTTTATGCCAAGGCTTGATGAATTTCCCAACCTGCTGGTGTTGCGCACGGTATCCAAAATGGGCCTTGCCGGTCTGCGCCTTGGCCTGCTGGCCGGTTCGCGGGAATGGCTGAACGAAATCAACAAGACACGGTTGCCTTACAACATCAATGTACTGACCCAGGCCAGTGCCATGTTTGCGCTGGAGCACAAGGCGATGCTGGATGAGCAGGCCGGTTTGATCCGCAAGGAACGCCGCCGGATGCTCGATGTACTGTCAGCATTCGAAGAGCTGACGGTGTATCCGAGCGAGGCAAACTTTGTGCTGTTTCGTGTCGCGAAGGGTACGGCCGACGCCGTGTTCGGTGCGTTGTGCGAACAGGGTGTTTTGATCAAGAACCTGAATCCTGCCGGTGGCCGCATGCAGGATTGCCTGCGTGTGACCGTCGGTACAGCGGATGAAAATACCCGTTTTCTCGCTGCACTGGAAAAGGCACTGGGTGTATCGGGCTAG
- the mlaD gene encoding outer membrane lipid asymmetry maintenance protein MlaD, giving the protein MKQTKTTEMLVGMFVAAGIAALFVLAMQVSNLSSFTEDGTYTLTARFDNIGGLKVRSAVKAAGVLVGRVGSVDFDNDSQVAVVKLHINQRYNRFSDDTSASIFTAGLLGEQYIGLESGGSDEYLADGSEIDEGLTQSAIVLEKLISKFVMDKASGK; this is encoded by the coding sequence ATGAAACAGACCAAAACAACAGAAATGCTGGTGGGAATGTTTGTCGCAGCCGGTATAGCGGCTTTATTTGTACTGGCGATGCAAGTCAGTAATCTCAGCAGTTTTACCGAGGACGGAACCTACACCCTGACAGCACGCTTCGATAATATCGGTGGGCTCAAGGTGCGTTCAGCCGTAAAAGCCGCCGGTGTGCTGGTGGGGCGGGTGGGAAGTGTGGACTTCGATAACGACAGCCAGGTCGCCGTGGTGAAGCTGCATATCAACCAGCGCTACAACCGTTTCAGTGATGACACTTCGGCGAGTATTTTCACAGCCGGCTTGCTGGGTGAGCAGTACATCGGTCTTGAATCCGGTGGTTCCGATGAGTACCTGGCGGATGGTTCCGAAATCGACGAGGGACTGACCCAGTCCGCGATTGTGCTGGAAAAACTGATCAGCAAATTTGTCATGGACAAGGCGAGCGGCAAGTAG
- the rpoE gene encoding RNA polymerase sigma factor RpoE, whose amino-acid sequence MGDKNLDQELVKRVQNGEKAAFDILVRKYEHKLANVIGRYIRDPSEVLDVAQESFIKAYRALPNFRGDSAFYTWLYRIAINTAKNHLVASNRRPPNDDIDAQDAEQFESGTGLKEYATPERMALQSELASTIQAAIDDLPEELRTAIVLRELDGLSYEEIASAMDCPIGTVRSRIFRARDAIDTRIRPLLTDKDTGEER is encoded by the coding sequence ATGGGCGACAAAAACCTCGACCAGGAACTGGTCAAACGGGTGCAGAACGGCGAAAAAGCGGCGTTCGACATCCTGGTGCGCAAATACGAGCACAAACTCGCCAATGTGATCGGCCGCTATATCCGTGATCCCAGTGAGGTGCTCGATGTGGCGCAGGAATCTTTCATCAAGGCCTACCGCGCGCTGCCGAACTTCCGTGGCGACAGCGCTTTTTATACCTGGCTTTACCGCATAGCGATCAATACGGCAAAGAACCACCTGGTGGCTTCCAACCGCAGACCGCCGAATGATGATATCGATGCCCAGGATGCGGAACAATTCGAGTCGGGTACGGGTCTTAAGGAGTACGCTACACCGGAGCGCATGGCATTACAAAGTGAGTTGGCCAGTACGATCCAGGCCGCCATCGATGACTTGCCGGAGGAGTTGCGTACCGCGATCGTGCTGCGTGAACTGGATGGTCTGAGTTATGAAGAGATTGCCTCTGCCATGGATTGTCCGATTGGCACGGTTCGATCAAGAATTTTCAGGGCGCGCGATGCCATCGATACACGTATCCGTCCCCTGCTGACTGACAAAGATACAGGTGAAGAACGATGA
- the hisD gene encoding histidinol dehydrogenase — MTDIKRLDSREDDFYAALDQVLAWEASADEAVESTVREIIVAIRQRGDAALLEYTTQFDCLQADSVAELEISTDRLRQALATIPADQREALEHAATRVRAYAEQQKMDSWSYTEDDGTVLGQQVTPLDRAGLYVPGGKATYPSSVLMNAVPAKVAGVNELVMVVPTPDGVINELVLAAAAVAGVDRVFSIGGAQAVAALAYGTETIPGVDKIVGPGNIYVATAKSMVFGQVGIDMIAGPSEILVVCDGKTNPDWIAMDLFSQAEHDEDAQSILVSPDGVFLDRVAASIEKLLPDMQRKDIIRQSLQGRGALIKVKDLAEAVEVANHIAPEHLELSVEDPQSMAKRIRHAGAIFMGRYTAEALGDYCAGPNHVLPTSRTARFSSPLGVYDFQKRSSIIHCSAKGANDLGRTASTLARGEGLEAHARSAEYRVMKDA, encoded by the coding sequence ATGACAGATATCAAACGACTCGACAGCCGTGAGGACGATTTTTATGCCGCACTCGACCAGGTGCTGGCCTGGGAAGCTTCCGCCGACGAAGCAGTAGAAAGCACTGTGCGCGAAATTATTGTGGCCATCCGCCAGCGTGGTGATGCGGCCCTGCTGGAATACACCACACAATTTGATTGCTTGCAGGCTGACAGTGTTGCGGAACTGGAAATTTCTACCGACCGTCTGAGACAGGCGCTGGCCACTATTCCCGCTGATCAGCGCGAGGCACTGGAACATGCTGCCACGCGCGTGCGCGCCTATGCCGAACAACAGAAAATGGATTCCTGGTCTTATACCGAAGACGACGGCACGGTACTGGGGCAGCAGGTAACGCCACTGGATCGGGCCGGGCTGTATGTGCCGGGTGGCAAGGCCACCTACCCGTCATCCGTGTTGATGAATGCTGTGCCGGCAAAAGTGGCCGGCGTGAATGAATTGGTTATGGTGGTGCCGACGCCGGATGGTGTGATTAATGAGCTGGTGCTGGCAGCTGCGGCTGTGGCAGGTGTTGACCGGGTGTTTTCAATTGGCGGTGCGCAGGCCGTGGCGGCGCTTGCCTATGGCACGGAAACCATCCCGGGAGTCGACAAGATTGTCGGCCCGGGTAATATTTACGTTGCCACAGCCAAGAGTATGGTATTCGGTCAGGTCGGTATCGATATGATTGCCGGTCCGTCAGAGATCCTGGTGGTGTGCGACGGCAAGACGAATCCTGACTGGATTGCCATGGACCTGTTTTCGCAAGCCGAGCACGACGAGGATGCGCAGTCCATCCTGGTCAGTCCGGATGGAGTATTTCTCGATCGGGTCGCAGCCAGCATCGAAAAACTGCTGCCTGATATGCAGCGCAAGGACATTATCCGTCAGTCTCTGCAGGGGCGCGGTGCACTAATCAAGGTAAAGGACCTGGCAGAGGCTGTCGAAGTTGCCAACCACATAGCACCCGAACACCTGGAGCTCTCCGTTGAAGACCCGCAGAGTATGGCGAAACGTATTCGTCATGCAGGCGCAATCTTTATGGGCCGCTACACGGCCGAGGCGCTGGGTGATTACTGTGCCGGTCCAAACCACGTGTTGCCGACCTCGCGCACCGCGCGCTTTTCCTCACCGCTGGGTGTGTATGATTTCCAGAAACGCTCCAGCATTATTCATTGCTCGGCAAAGGGCGCAAATGACCTGGGACGTACGGCATCAACGCTGGCCCGTGGTGAAGGACTGGAGGCGCACGCCCGCTCGGCAGAATACCGGGTGATGAAAGACGCATGA
- the nadB gene encoding L-aspartate oxidase, with amino-acid sequence MHTQHQYDVLIIGSGAAGLTLALRLPVPVRVAVLSKGPVQEGNTWYAQGGISAVLDQRDSIESHVQDTMDAGAGLCDPDVVRFTVESGPEAVQWLVDMGVAFTREHSSPENGFHLTREGGHQHRRIIHAADATGKAVETSLIEAVRARDNIDLFEQHIAVDLITAERIGEASNRCLGAYVLDRSSGRVEVFRAKCVTLATGGASKVYLYTSNPDTSTGDGIAMAWRAGCRVANMEFNQFHPTCLYHPQAKSFLITEAVRGEGGKLLLPDGKPFMQRFDTRCELAPRDIVARAIDHEMKRLGIDHVLLDISHKSAKFIHKHFPTVQQRCLELGIDITREPIPVVPAAHYTCGGIPTDMKGHSDVENLYVVGESACTGLHGANRMASNSLLECLVFATSAAADIEARLANHPMPPELPEWDESKVTDSDEEVVVSHNWDELRRFMWDYVGIVRTDKRLERALRRVATLQLEIEEYYGNFRVTNDLLELRNLVQVAELIIRSAQMRKESRGLHYTLDYPKPDDQHPPRDTILAPQKASREPGHNVAVGKVEQLQIAPRQGRA; translated from the coding sequence ATGCATACCCAGCACCAGTATGATGTCCTTATTATCGGCAGCGGGGCCGCCGGCCTGACGTTGGCGCTGCGCCTGCCCGTCCCTGTACGTGTGGCCGTGCTGTCGAAAGGTCCGGTGCAGGAGGGCAATACCTGGTACGCGCAGGGCGGGATTTCTGCCGTGCTGGATCAGCGCGATTCCATCGAATCGCATGTACAGGACACCATGGATGCCGGTGCCGGCCTGTGCGACCCCGACGTGGTGCGGTTTACCGTCGAAAGCGGGCCGGAAGCCGTACAGTGGCTGGTCGATATGGGCGTGGCGTTCACCCGCGAACATAGCAGCCCGGAGAACGGCTTCCACCTGACACGAGAAGGCGGCCACCAGCACCGCCGCATCATCCATGCCGCCGACGCGACCGGCAAGGCCGTGGAAACCAGCCTCATCGAGGCCGTAAGAGCGCGCGACAATATTGACCTGTTTGAACAGCATATTGCCGTGGATCTGATTACGGCGGAGCGTATCGGCGAAGCATCCAACCGCTGCCTTGGGGCCTACGTACTGGATCGCAGCAGCGGCCGCGTCGAGGTATTCCGGGCCAAATGTGTCACCCTGGCGACCGGCGGCGCCAGTAAGGTGTACCTGTATACCAGCAACCCCGACACCTCCACCGGTGACGGTATCGCCATGGCCTGGCGCGCCGGCTGCCGGGTGGCAAACATGGAATTCAACCAGTTTCACCCGACCTGCCTGTACCACCCGCAAGCCAAGTCATTCCTGATCACCGAAGCGGTGCGCGGTGAAGGCGGGAAACTGTTGCTGCCGGATGGCAAGCCTTTCATGCAACGTTTCGATACACGCTGCGAACTGGCGCCACGCGATATCGTGGCGCGTGCCATCGACCACGAGATGAAACGCCTTGGTATTGATCACGTACTGCTGGATATCTCGCACAAGTCTGCAAAGTTTATCCACAAGCACTTCCCTACCGTGCAACAACGTTGCCTGGAACTGGGTATCGACATCACCCGCGAACCTATCCCGGTCGTGCCGGCCGCCCACTACACCTGTGGTGGCATCCCCACCGACATGAAGGGGCACAGCGACGTCGAAAACCTGTACGTGGTCGGCGAGTCGGCCTGTACCGGTCTGCACGGCGCCAATCGCATGGCCAGTAACTCGTTGCTGGAATGCCTGGTATTCGCGACCTCAGCCGCAGCGGATATCGAGGCAAGGCTTGCAAACCACCCGATGCCGCCCGAACTGCCGGAGTGGGATGAATCAAAAGTCACTGATTCCGACGAGGAGGTGGTGGTCAGCCATAACTGGGATGAATTGCGCCGCTTCATGTGGGACTACGTCGGCATCGTACGTACCGACAAACGGCTAGAACGCGCACTGCGCCGTGTCGCCACACTGCAGCTTGAAATCGAGGAATACTACGGTAACTTCCGCGTCACCAACGACCTGCTGGAACTGCGCAACCTGGTGCAGGTCGCCGAACTGATTATCCGCTCGGCCCAGATGCGCAAGGAAAGCCGCGGTCTGCACTACACGCTTGACTATCCGAAACCTGACGACCAGCACCCGCCGCGCGACACCATACTGGCACCACAAAAAGCCAGTCGGGAACCTGGCCATAATGTCGCGGTGGGGAAAGTAGAACAGCTACAGATTGCACCGCGTCAAGGGCGTGCCTAG
- a CDS encoding sigma-E factor negative regulatory protein, with translation MNDEIREQLSALADDELNELERPLLLGRMQRDSLLRECLGRYQLIGEVMRGAGASAGLGVAKRVQQAMESDTPMKAPHKTYWWKPFAGLAVAASVALVAVLAVTTVRNDDAGEPVVAVTETTPDTTLASEDPQLRWNRIEPQVEKRLSGYLVNHSEYAASRGFQGVMPYARVVSDTHP, from the coding sequence ATGAACGACGAAATCCGCGAGCAACTGTCTGCACTGGCCGATGATGAGCTGAACGAGCTGGAGCGTCCCCTGTTGCTGGGACGGATGCAGCGTGACAGCCTGCTTCGTGAATGCCTTGGACGTTACCAGTTGATTGGTGAAGTGATGCGTGGTGCCGGTGCTTCGGCCGGACTGGGTGTCGCAAAGCGGGTTCAGCAGGCGATGGAAAGTGATACGCCGATGAAGGCGCCACACAAGACGTATTGGTGGAAGCCGTTTGCAGGCCTTGCGGTAGCGGCTTCGGTCGCGCTGGTTGCTGTGCTGGCGGTAACGACAGTACGTAACGATGATGCCGGCGAACCCGTGGTAGCGGTAACAGAGACGACACCGGATACAACGCTGGCCAGTGAGGATCCGCAGTTGCGCTGGAATCGTATCGAACCCCAGGTTGAAAAACGCCTGTCGGGCTATCTGGTCAACCATAGCGAGTATGCAGCCAGCCGCGGTTTTCAGGGTGTTATGCCCTATGCGCGCGTCGTATCTGACACCCATCCGTGA
- a CDS encoding ABC transporter ATP-binding protein — translation MAEAANPSQSDTLVRIRDLHFSRGEHMIFDGIDLDIPRGKITAIMGPSGTGKTTLLRLIGGQLYPDQGSVQVDNEEVPSLRRGELYELRKRMGMLFQSGALLTDLDVYENVAFPLREHTGLPESMIRDLVLMKLQAVGLRGARRLMPSELSGGMARRVALARAIALDPMMIMYDEPFTGQDPISMGALVKLIRLLNDALGLTSIIVSHDVQETAAISDYIYVISQGKVVGHGTPEALGKTDSEWVKQFMQGLPDGPVPFHYPAPDYREDLLQGGEAG, via the coding sequence ATGGCGGAAGCAGCCAACCCATCACAATCCGACACACTGGTGCGTATACGTGACCTGCATTTTTCGCGTGGCGAGCACATGATTTTTGACGGTATCGATCTGGATATTCCGCGTGGCAAAATCACTGCCATCATGGGACCGAGTGGTACCGGCAAGACTACCCTGCTGCGGCTGATCGGTGGGCAGTTATACCCGGACCAGGGCAGTGTGCAGGTGGATAATGAGGAAGTGCCATCACTGCGGCGCGGCGAGCTTTATGAATTGCGCAAGCGTATGGGTATGTTGTTCCAGTCCGGGGCCCTGCTGACTGACCTTGATGTGTACGAAAATGTTGCCTTTCCGCTGCGCGAACATACCGGTTTGCCGGAGTCCATGATACGCGACCTGGTTCTGATGAAGCTTCAGGCTGTTGGTCTGCGCGGTGCCCGCCGGCTGATGCCAAGCGAACTGTCGGGCGGTATGGCAAGACGCGTTGCGCTGGCACGCGCCATTGCTCTGGACCCGATGATGATCATGTACGACGAGCCCTTCACCGGTCAGGATCCCATTTCCATGGGCGCGCTGGTAAAGCTGATTCGTCTGCTCAATGATGCGCTGGGTCTGACCAGTATCATTGTTTCCCATGATGTGCAGGAAACGGCTGCGATCTCGGACTACATCTATGTCATTTCGCAAGGCAAGGTGGTAGGCCATGGCACTCCCGAGGCACTGGGGAAAACGGACTCGGAATGGGTGAAGCAGTTTATGCAAGGTCTGCCCGATGGCCCTGTGCCGTTCCACTACCCGGCGCCGGATTACCGGGAAGATCTTTTGCAGGGCGGAGAGGCTGGCTGA